ACTCTATCGAGTAACATTGGAAAGTTCTTGATTTCGTTGGGCTTAGGAATCTTTGTGGCGAGGGCCCAAAGGCAAAATCCGTAGTGGTGAGGACCGTGGCCTGGTAGTGGCCTTGGCCCCTCGTAGCCTCGCCGCCCAAAGGTAGCCGGTAAGAAAACGAGCCCTTCAGTCTTTGGGTCGAGTCCACCAATGGGCAAACTGGAGTGTTGTGGCTCAAGCAGCGCGATCGTATGCAGAATGGGCCGTGGTAGTGGCACGTCGGTGTCTTCGATGATGAAGAGCAGTTGTACGGTGTGATCTGGCACTCCACTCCAAGTGAGCTCGGGTGATCGGTTCTGGCCAACGCCCTTGCCGGAGTGAATGAGTGGGATTTGGCCACCATCGGCAAAATCTTGGCTCGCGATGTGGATCGCATCTGGTGCCATCAAGCCTGGCAGATCCCACACGCTGTGTTGCGTGCCGGCGCGGAACCCTCTTAGCAGTTTTCCAATCGAAGCCAACGCTCCTCCTTCTTAGTTTTTTACACGCGACAAATGTACGATGTGAGCGAGCTGATGAGTAGGTCCCAAGTGGCCGAATCGCTTGGACCAGCCCAATCGCGATCTAGCGTTGAGTCTACCGAGTGAGGTAGGCGGTTGCAGTGAGCGGATCGCTCCTCGTTTGCGGCTTGATGGAGTTGCTTGTTTGGCCGGATTGACTAGCGTTACATCTATCGTTACATCTGTGGGGTGTGGTGCTGTGTGGTGTGGGCACTCCGCTGATGACCTTTGGTTCAGTGTCTCTAATTGTCGGGTGACGTGATTGGTTGGCGATGAGGAGAGATGGGGCAATGCGTTGTGAGGTACCTTCCCTGTTGGACCTCAGCAAGTGGCTGCGCCCGTCGGCCGCGACGTGATCCATCGGTTCGATGGCGTTGTCAACGATGGTTATCCCTATCGGTTGGCGGCGTTGGTTTGGTGAGCGGAGTCGGTTTGGAGCGTGGTAGGCACCTTGAGAAGATCGGAGCAAGAGTGACGAAGAACCCAACAGTACGTTTAGTCCTGGCAGATGTAGACGGGACGCTCGTCACCGACGAGAAGGTGTTGACAAAGCGTGCGATTGTCGCCGTCAGAGAGCTGCATGAGGCGGGGATTCTGTTCTCGCTCACCAGTGGTCGCCCACCACGTGGAATGGAGATGTTTATCGAACCTCTCAACCTCTCTCTTCCTTTTGCTGCCTTCAACGGCGGGCAGATCCTTTCTCCAGCCTTTGACACCCTTGTGGAACACGTGCTCGATCAAGAGGTGCTCGAGGAGATCGTTGCGGATCTGGCGAAGGCGAAGCTTGAGACCTGGTTCTACGCTGGATCAAAATGGTATGTGCCGAGTCGTGATGGTTCTCACGTCGATCGAGAATCCGCCACCGTAGGGTTTGCGCCTACCCTTATGAGCCAGCACCAGACCCCGCCGGGATCTATCGTCAAAGTGGTGGGCGTCAGCGACGATCATCACCTCATCCAGCGGGTGGCCGGACAGATCCAAGAGGCCTATGGCCAGCAGGTCTCTGCTGAGGCCTCGCAGCCCTACTATCTCGATATCACGCACCCCCTCGCGAATAAGGGTACGGTGGTGAGCTATCTGGCCGAACAGTATCATCTCGATCCACAACAGATCGCCACAATTGGGGATATGCCCAACGATGTCGATATGTTCACCGTGTCAGGGTTGTCGATAGCGATGGGCAACGCAGCGAAGGAGGTGCGCGACCAGGCGCATCGGGTGACTGCATCGAACAACGATGAGGGTTTTGCAAAGGCAATGGAAGAGTTCGTTTTGGCGACGAAGGAGAGGTCCTAACCCCTGAGCCGAGTGTCCAACGCCCATTTGTCGCCAGCCGGACGCTGATACGAAGTCCAGCCGCAGGAGGTAGGGGTGTCGCTGGCCGAGACTTGTGTTTGGTGAGTTGACGGGTGAGGTTTCAGGGGGTATGCCTTGCGATGGTGCTGGGGTCTTTTTTGTGAACCGTTTGTGCGAATAGCTCGTAGTTGGGCCCTCGTTGTTGTGAAGGTCCGTCTTTGGTCGCCATCTTGTCACGCCCTGTCGGGTTCAAAAAAACCTTCCTCTGCGAGCTCGTTGTAGACCTGGTCGAAGACCGAGTCCGACAGACCGGTGCGCAGGGCTAGCTCTCTCCTTGTCGTCACCCCTTGGGCAAAAGCGGCGATGACTCGTCCACGGAGCTGGCGATGAGAACCTTCAAAGGTCGACTGACGTCGTGGCATCGTATAAGGATCTTCTCCACGACCCTGAAACAGGCAGCCCGCTTGCAGTGGACAGACGGCACATGCGGGTTTTGGGCGACAGATCATGGCGCCGAGATCAAAGATGGCTTGGGTCCAGGCCCATGCCTGTCCGGCGGGCACCAGGTCGTCTGCTCTGCGTTGTAGCTCGCGCGTTTGCTTGGTGGCGCCAAAGAACGCACGGGAAAGGACCCGGCGCGCATTGGTGTCGAGCGCACTGACGTGATGATTGAAGGCTTGCGCAAGGATGGCGTTGGCGATGTAGGGCCCCACTCCCGGGAGGGAACAGAGGGCCTGGTAGTCGTCGGGGACGAGACCGTGGTGCTGGCTGAGCAGGTTGTTTGCGCACTCGCGCAAGCGTAAGGCGCGACGGTTGTAGCCGAGCCCACTCCATATGCCCAGCAGCTCCTGAATGGGGGCCTCTGCGAGTACGGCAATGGTGGGAAAGTGTTGCACAAAACTTGGATAGATGATGGCGACTCGGGATGCTTGTGTCTGGGTGAGCATCACCTCGGCTACGAGGACCAAGAAGGGATCCCTGGTCGCCCGCCAGGGCAATACGCGCCGATGTTGGTTGCCCCAAGCAAGGAGTTGTGTCTGTAGGCATCGTTGACGGTCGTCGAGCACTTCCATGGGTACCGAGGAGCGTAATGGCCCTATCGAACGATAGTAGCCCTTGAGGCGTGATAGCGAGGACATTCTGATGTGCCCGGATGGCTCAGGCGTGGCTAGAGGTCATAGTCATGGCGGTCGATGGCGCTTTGCGTGCATCGCTGCACCCTTGGGGCAGGTTCGGTCAATTATCTTCTCGGAGAGCTACAGGATTTGTGTTGGAGCCCGATATCATGTTTGTAGCTCAAGAATTCTGTCCTAAGCCCTCCGGCATGACAGAATGGCAACCGCTCCCGCAAGACGGTGCTACCGGAGGAAGAGCTGGTCGGTCGTGGTGACCGGCAAGGCGGGAAGCCTTCGCTGTATAGCTCGGTTTCCCATTGACTTTGGGAGGCGTGTCGTGCAACTCGATAGAGGCGGAGAGAACTTCAATATTACCCAACAGAGGAATCAGCCGTTGGTTGGTGCGTTGTTGTACGCTGAGAAAAGTGTCAAGAATGCCGGGACCTGTGTTCTTGCCGTGCGTGCGAAGTGGTGTCGACAAACTCACCAGCCTAGTGCGCGACACCGTAGTGGTCGCGAGATGTGTAGTGGCTCGCGTGAGCCCGGTGATATGTACGCGGAGTTCATCCATTAGCGTCCAGTTCGGTCGATGGCAAGCTCCCATGCGTAAGCGCGGAGTTTGTCTTCTTGGACTCGCTAGTTGGTCCCGAACGTTGGTTCGCCCTAGCGACTGACACTGATCGTATAGGCCTAGTGAGGCTGTTGATCCATCTCATCATCGCAACAAGGTTGCAGTATGTACGTCGTAGAACTCATGATCGCAGCGTCGATCTATTTCAAACAAGGAGATTACCAAAATGTCCCAATG
The Ferrimicrobium sp. DNA segment above includes these coding regions:
- a CDS encoding YbhB/YbcL family Raf kinase inhibitor-like protein codes for the protein MASIGKLLRGFRAGTQHSVWDLPGLMAPDAIHIASQDFADGGQIPLIHSGKGVGQNRSPELTWSGVPDHTVQLLFIIEDTDVPLPRPILHTIALLEPQHSSLPIGGLDPKTEGLVFLPATFGRRGYEGPRPLPGHGPHHYGFCLWALATKIPKPNEIKNFPMLLDRVSGTALARGRLIGLQER
- a CDS encoding Cof-type HAD-IIB family hydrolase, with amino-acid sequence MTKNPTVRLVLADVDGTLVTDEKVLTKRAIVAVRELHEAGILFSLTSGRPPRGMEMFIEPLNLSLPFAAFNGGQILSPAFDTLVEHVLDQEVLEEIVADLAKAKLETWFYAGSKWYVPSRDGSHVDRESATVGFAPTLMSQHQTPPGSIVKVVGVSDDHHLIQRVAGQIQEAYGQQVSAEASQPYYLDITHPLANKGTVVSYLAEQYHLDPQQIATIGDMPNDVDMFTVSGLSIAMGNAAKEVRDQAHRVTASNNDEGFAKAMEEFVLATKERS
- a CDS encoding A/G-specific adenine glycosylase; this translates as MVLVAEVMLTQTQASRVAIIYPSFVQHFPTIAVLAEAPIQELLGIWSGLGYNRRALRLRECANNLLSQHHGLVPDDYQALCSLPGVGPYIANAILAQAFNHHVSALDTNARRVLSRAFFGATKQTRELQRRADDLVPAGQAWAWTQAIFDLGAMICRPKPACAVCPLQAGCLFQGRGEDPYTMPRRQSTFEGSHRQLRGRVIAAFAQGVTTRRELALRTGLSDSVFDQVYNELAEEGFFEPDRA